In the Leptospira sp. WS4.C2 genome, one interval contains:
- a CDS encoding NAD-dependent deacylase codes for MNLLPPDVIQRIRNARNIMFLTGAGISSESGIPTFRGEGGYWKTYKAKELATPEAFARHPEVVWEWYDWRRGICHEAKPNEGHLTIAKWQTAFPSVNLITQNVDGLHPKAGSKNLLEIHGNIFRARCTQCHAKFHLEEDDLDKPGLKFCMACESLLRPDIVWFGEGYDNRLLTKAWEQSKVAHVVFVIGTSANVSVPANLALTAIRNGALGIEINPETTSLTPSIQLHFGGKSGEILPEIFNEVYPDGIPM; via the coding sequence ATGAATCTCCTCCCACCCGATGTCATCCAACGAATCCGCAATGCTCGGAATATTATGTTTCTAACCGGAGCTGGGATTTCTAGCGAAAGTGGGATTCCTACCTTTCGTGGCGAGGGTGGGTATTGGAAGACTTACAAAGCTAAAGAACTAGCCACACCGGAAGCCTTCGCGAGACATCCCGAAGTAGTTTGGGAATGGTATGACTGGAGGCGAGGCATTTGCCACGAGGCAAAACCGAATGAAGGACACCTAACAATTGCAAAATGGCAAACAGCTTTTCCTTCGGTAAATCTCATCACACAAAATGTCGATGGACTGCATCCAAAAGCTGGGAGCAAAAACCTTCTAGAAATCCATGGAAATATTTTCCGTGCACGATGTACTCAATGTCATGCCAAATTCCATTTGGAAGAGGATGATTTGGATAAACCAGGGCTTAAATTTTGTATGGCTTGTGAATCTTTATTACGACCAGACATTGTTTGGTTTGGAGAAGGTTATGACAACCGCCTACTCACAAAAGCTTGGGAACAGAGCAAAGTGGCACATGTAGTATTTGTGATTGGGACTAGTGCCAATGTTTCGGTTCCTGCTAATTTGGCTCTTACTGCCATTCGTAACGGTGCCCTAGGAATAGAAATCAATCCAGAAACCACATCACTCACTCCTTCCATACAACTTCACTTTGGTGGAAAATCAGGAGAAATCCTTCCTGAAATTTTCAA